The Verrucomicrobia bacterium CG1_02_43_26 genome segment CTCCACAGGTTGGCGAGAATCAGAACACGCCACTACCGTTGCGAGAGGAAATTGCCCAAATTGTGAGGTCACTTCTCGAGCTTCTTCTGCCAACGAGTTGTGCATCGTTTCCCCCTTTAAGTAACGTGCTTGACCTTCTTGTAGTAACTGAAGGGCATCTTTGCCGCTTATTCTGTTTGCCGATAAATAATCTGCCTGGCCGTCTGTTATATAATAATAATAGACCGTAGCTTCCATGATAGCATCATCACTGACACCCTTGGCGCGCGCTTCACTAATAGCCTGCCGGTAGCTCTCAAGATCTCTAGACTCCATAGCCATTAGCTTTCGTAGAAATATTTCTTGCTCAGGCGTAAAATGTAGGCTCTTTAAGACTTTCTCCGTTGAGGAAGTTGCTGCTGGAGCTTCATTTTTTGCAAACGTAACAGGTGCTAATAGCAACAAGGTTGCTGCAATCAGGATTTGGGGTATTTTTCTCATAGTCTTTTTTGTGTGCTTTGTTTATTCTTTCTCAGGTGAATACTGGAAAATAATCGTGGAAAGGGGAGGGAGGTAGGCTAAAAGTGACTGCTCGCGGCCGTCCCAAGCAATATCTTCGCTCACAAGGCCGCCTAAATTACCGTCTCCATTACCGCCGTAAACCGTGGCGTTTGTATTGATGCATTCCTTCCATTTGCCTTTGTAGGGGACACCTAAGCGATACTGGTTACGCCCTACCGGAGTAAAATTACCCACAATCAAGAGGGTTTCCTCAGGTTTTTCACCCATGCGAAGGAAGCTTAGTACACTATTCTCGCCATCATTGCCGTTTATCCACTGGAAGCCTTCCGGTGAATTGTCAAACTTGGCAAGCGCCGGGCTATTTTGGTATAACCAATTCAAATCCTGCACAACCTTCTGCACGCCTTCGTGGTCTTTATACTGCAATAAGTGCCAATCCAAGCTGGTATCGTAATACCATTCGTTGGACTGCCCAAATTCACATCCCATAAACAGGGTCTTCTTCCCCGGCCAGCTCCACATATAAGCATATAAAGAGCGCAGGGTCTGTGCTTTTTCTGGCATACTCCACGCACTCATCTTGGAGATCAAAGATCCCTTGCCGTGCACCACTTCATCATGAGAAAATACCGTAATAAAATTCTCCGAATACTGGTACAACATCCCAAAGGTAAGATTATTGTGGTGCCACTTGCGGTAAATGGGATCCTTGCTGAAATAGAGCAAATTATCATGCATCCAGCCCATGTTCCACTTAAAGTCATAGCCTAGGCCATACTCGCTCGTTGGTTTGGTAACACCGCCAAATGCCGTAGACTCTTCCGCAATCATCAGTGATCCGGGATAATACTTGTGCACCAGGTCATTCGAGGAGCGTAAAAACTCCATCGCTTCTATGTTTTCTTTACCGCCGTACTGGTTAGGAATCCACTGTCCATCATCCCTGGAATAATCCAGATAAAGCATAGAGGCAACCGCGTCTACCCGCATTCCATCTATATGAAAACGATCAAACCAAGCCAACGCACTACAAATAAGGAAATTTCTTACCTCATGTCGTCCATAGTTAAAAATCAACGTACCCCAATCCTGATGATGGCCTTGGCGGGGATCCGAATGCTCATAAAGATTTGTACCGTCAAAGTCAGCCAACGCAAATGCATCCTTCGGAAAATGCCCGGGCACCCAGTCAACAATCACGCCTATATCATTTTGGTGCAACTTGTCTACCAAGTACATAAAACCTTGTGGCGTTCCAAACCGGTGCGTGGGCGCAAAAAATCCGGTCACTTGGTACCCCCAGGATCCTGCAAAGGGGTGCTCTGCCAAGGGCATAAACTCAACATGCGTAAAGCCCATTCGTTTCACATAGGTCACGAGCTCATCCGCCATTTCCTCGTAGCTCAGCGACCTGTTCCCATCATCTACAATGCGTTTCCATGAACCATGGTGCACTTCGTAAACCGAAATAGGTTTCTCTTGCCAGTTCGTCTTTTCGCGTTTTTTGATCCAATTGGCGTCATGCCACGTGTGTCCGCCCAAATCCCAGGTAACAGAGGCATTGTGGGGTGCAGATTCATAATACACCGCGTAAGGATCAGATTTCAGCAAAACGTTTTCATTACGATCAATAATTTCGTACTTATACTTCAGGCCAGATTCAATCCCCGGAATAAATATTTCCCATATCCCGGAAGATCCCATCGTACGCATCGTATGGCAACGGCCATCCCAGTGGTTAAAGTCACCCACAACAGATACGCGATAAGCTGCCGGTGCCCA includes the following:
- a CDS encoding 1,4-alpha-glucan branching enzyme, yielding MNLLEEKEHDLIVRARHNQPHSVLGMHPVVAEGKKGIVIRTFVPGVKCCEIVEYKASPEKRYKMECLDEQGLFEVVIPEKTDVFPYRIRVEQDNGEIRQYYDPYSFLPTLTDEDLHLFNEGNHHRVYEKLGAHPREISGIKGFSFAVWAPAAYRVSVVGDFNHWDGRCHTMRTMGSSGIWEIFIPGIESGLKYKYEIIDRNENVLLKSDPYAVYYESAPHNASVTWDLGGHTWHDANWIKKREKTNWQEKPISVYEVHHGSWKRIVDDGNRSLSYEEMADELVTYVKRMGFTHVEFMPLAEHPFAGSWGYQVTGFFAPTHRFGTPQGFMYLVDKLHQNDIGVIVDWVPGHFPKDAFALADFDGTNLYEHSDPRQGHHQDWGTLIFNYGRHEVRNFLICSALAWFDRFHIDGMRVDAVASMLYLDYSRDDGQWIPNQYGGKENIEAMEFLRSSNDLVHKYYPGSLMIAEESTAFGGVTKPTSEYGLGYDFKWNMGWMHDNLLYFSKDPIYRKWHHNNLTFGMLYQYSENFITVFSHDEVVHGKGSLISKMSAWSMPEKAQTLRSLYAYMWSWPGKKTLFMGCEFGQSNEWYYDTSLDWHLLQYKDHEGVQKVVQDLNWLYQNSPALAKFDNSPEGFQWINGNDGENSVLSFLRMGEKPEETLLIVGNFTPVGRNQYRLGVPYKGKWKECINTNATVYGGNGDGNLGGLVSEDIAWDGREQSLLAYLPPLSTIIFQYSPEKE